The window AAGCAACAACTTCATCCTAACAAAAGGTTGTTACTTATGTCAACTGAACATTCTATGAATCTAGTAATAGAGATATACCTTTTTTCAATAAAAAAAGGGCTATAGACACCGTTCGTAACGGTATCTATGCCCTAATCATTTTGGATATAAAAATTTTTGTACTCGCTCTAAACATTCGTCATTCCCAATAAAATAAATGACATCTCCTTGTTCGAAGGTAGCATATGGCCCTGGAGAAATCATTAATTCCACTCCACGACGAATTCCTACAATCGTTGCCATTGTATTTTGCCAAAAGTTAATGCTGCCAATGGATTGTGAAAGATATGGTGTTTCATCACGAACTTCAACTTGAAATGGTACAAATGGATTGACTGATTTGAATCGTTCCGTACGACTAACAAGCCTTTCCGTTGTTTCTTGTAAAACTTCCAACTCATTCTTTTGTCTTTTAATACTTTCTAGCATCTCTAATTGCACTTGATAAACGGATTGTACTTCCAAAAACTGATGGACAAATTGTGCAGCTTTTTCATAGGATTTAATCATAACCCCGCTGCCCTTTGTTGCCTCTA is drawn from Lysinibacillus sp. SGAir0095 and contains these coding sequences:
- a CDS encoding TrkA C-terminal domain-containing protein; the protein is MENKKVQVKQPRYQKIAADIASRIVEKKFLVGEKIYARSSLASQYNVSSETARRAIAVLQDLEIVEATKGSGVMIKSYEKAAQFVHQFLEVQSVYQVQLEMLESIKRQKNELEVLQETTERLVSRTERFKSVNPFVPFQVEVRDETPYLSQSIGSINFWQNTMATIVGIRRGVELMISPGPYATFEQGDVIYFIGNDECLERVQKFLYPK